A region of Phalacrocorax carbo chromosome 9, bPhaCar2.1, whole genome shotgun sequence DNA encodes the following proteins:
- the CALM1 gene encoding calmodulin-1: protein MADQLTEEQIAEFKEAFSLFDKDGDGTITTKELGTVMRSLGQNPTEAELQDMINEVDADGNGTIDFPEFLTMMARKMKDTDSEEEIREAFRVFDKDGNGYISAAELRHVMTNLGEKLTDEEVDEMIREADIDGDGQVNYEEFVQMMTAK, encoded by the exons aTG GCTGATCAGCTGACTGAAGAACAGATTGCTG AATTCAAGGAAGCCTTTTCCCTATTTGACAAAGATGGTGATGGTACTATCACAACAAAAGAACTGGGAACTGTCATGAGGTCATTGGGTCAAAATCCAACAGAAGCAGAATTGCAGGATATGATCAACGAGGTAGATGCTGATG GCAATGGCACTATCGACTTCCCTGAATTTTTAACCATGATGGCCAGAAAAATGAAGGACACAGACAGCGAGGAAGAAATCCGTGAGGCATTCCGAGTCTTTGACAAG GATGGCAATGGCTATATCAGTGCAGCAGAACTACGCCATGTTATGACAAACTTAGGAGAAAAGCTAACAGATGAAGAAGTAGACGAAATGATCAGAGAAGCAGACATTGATGGGGATGGGCAAGTCAACTATGAAG aaTTCGTACAGATGATGACTGCAAAGTGA